The following coding sequences are from one Venturia canescens isolate UGA chromosome 5, ASM1945775v1, whole genome shotgun sequence window:
- the LOC122410905 gene encoding probable cyclin-dependent serine/threonine-protein kinase DDB_G0292550 → MAEKTERNETARDSGFQNPEDDGAGVRNVDLTTSIPPPGAGDIFNESRGNFGLQLEKIDENPGDIKLEEFGTPGSNRGKIEFGELNHELLMSLIDAMKEMKTQVQSMANEIARNNQANIDLRSEFTEKFKTMQATIASEVHQIYEPIKRHVTGLTKIVQDNESKSAVTEVSVAQMQLDVNAIKKRVENLERKDKIESPNTESTRIVQKPDKEVSDDESEEELEEERRERIRTMLPMDMHPNKIKIKPPTYDGSEKKRPMKFIKEFRRYCEVTNPTVTEMKYLLGQCLEKAAKEWWVLIEDRVEDFDEVEKKFVERFWSMDVQRKVRKDLEFGHYSDKDNKISKVEYTIHIFGAAKDLIPPPSDEDIIASLSQHYTDEIQATIISRGFKTLEQLIEFLGKMDRHGPINSKKEKEAAQSSPNQNQNKNEQRPFRMPQQNNWNNQGGYQNNSNRGNPNWNQNNRPNGGYNNNSWNNQQNRNYQQNYNRPNNGHYQQNYNQRQNNGYPQQNRYNGNYNQQNGYNRPNQNQNSRPQQNNGGYRPPNNSNNHQQNNPPEQQIQAIEVHQEPQPSTSQAGNE, encoded by the coding sequence atggcggaaaagaCCGAGAGAAACGAAACAGCGAGAGATTCCGGGTTTCAGAATCCCGAGGACGATGGTGCaggtgttcgaaatgtcgattTAACTACCTCGATTCCTCCTCCAGGAGCGGGGGATATTTTTAACGAATCTCGGGGTAATTTTGGGTTACAGTTGGagaaaattgacgaaaatccCGGGGatattaaattagaggaatttGGCACTCCCGGATCAAATAGGGGAAAAATAGAATTTGGCGAATTAAATCACGAATTGTTAATGAGTTTAATAGATGCAATGAAAGAGATGAAGACTCAAGTGCAGAGCATGGCAAACGAGATCGCCCGAAACAATCAggcaaacattgatttgaggtCTGAATTCACAGAGAAATTCAAGACAATGCAAGCCACGATCGCTAGTGAGGTGCACCAAATATATGAACCAATTAAACGACATGTCACGGGCTTGACAAAAATCGTCCAAGACAACGAGTCTAAAAGTGCTGTAACCGAGGTGAGTGTGGCACAAATGCAACTGGATGTGAACGCGATCAAAAAGAGGGTCGAAAACCTTGAGCGGAAGGACAAAATTGAGAGTCCAAACACGGAAAGTACGCGGATTGTTCAGAAACCGGACAAAGAAGTTTCTGACGACGAATCTGAAGAGGAActggaagaagaaagaagagaacgGATTCGGACGATGCTGCCGATGGACATGCAtccgaataaaattaaaattaaaccaCCCACGTACGATGgatcagaaaaaaagagaccaatgaaattcatcaaagAATTTCGGAGGTACTGTGAAGTCACCAATCCGACCGTTACggagatgaaatatttgctgGGGCAATGCCTCGAGAAGGCAGCCAAGGAATGGTGGGTACTCAtcgaggaccgcgttgaagaTTTTGATGAAGTGGAGAAGAAATTCGTGGAGCGATTCTGGAGTATGGATGTGcagagaaaagtgagaaaggACCTCGAGTTTGGACACTACTCGGATAAGGACAATAAAATATCCAAGGTGGAGTACACGATCCACATCTTCGGAGCCGCTAAGGATCTCATTCCTCCTCCCAGTGATGAGGATATAATTGCGTCACTCTCGCAACACTATACGGACGAAATCCAAGCAACAATAATCAGCCGAGGATTCAAAACTCTAGAACAATTAATTGAATTCCTGGGGAAAATGGATCGGCACGGACCGATTAATTCGAAAAAGGAGAAGGAAGCCGCTCAATCTTCCCcaaatcaaaatcaaaataaaaacgagcagAGACCGTTCCGTATGCCGCAGCAAAATAATTGGAATAACCAAGGAGGttatcaaaataattccaACCGTGGCAACCCGAATTggaatcaaaataatcgacCGAATGGGGGatacaacaacaacagctgGAACAATCAACAGAATCGAAATTACCAGCAGAATTATAATCGGCCCAATAACGGTCATTATCAACAGAATTACAACCAGCGGCAAAACAACGGATATCCTCAACAAAATCGCTATAACGGAAACTACAATCAACAAAATGGTTATAATCGCCCAAATCAGAATCAAAATTCGAGACCTCAACAAAACAATGGAGGATACAGACCGCCAAATAACTCGAATAATCACCAGCAGAATAATCCTCCAGAACAACAAATTCAAGCAATAGAGGTTCATCAAGAACCACAGCCATCGACTTCTCAAGcgggaaacgaataa
- the LOC122410906 gene encoding sentrin-specific protease-like — MDASTQTEVGRKSFAQQTDGGKGEWVKEDKEVEIVREIKGRKDEEDVAIIAVFCPIASNKKTRDVKTQTASSTKEKGMQTEWMLHVIEVEESRRSNRDLLLRYIQRQWDLIEVREAFKVPAILSPIREVEDKGEEWKKWGPGEFVWIEDDKENDKNNDNEKKKEETKKKDKENTGEKVNNKDVNEKKRKRNENNGQQETKRIKEEAERKDKENIENKNDNNENKRKRTSNDGEKQVKKIKKGDEEDNDNEINNEKKGKKNDNNGQQSTRKVKEEDLQTLEGTRWLNDEIINSYFDLISKERTFGQRVYAMSSFFFPRLHLNGYEAVRRWTKKINIFKYDKVLVPVHLGNHWCLAIINFENKTIIYYDSFKGKNPRYLETLLQYLIKEAGQKEEKPIIKEEWHLATKQDIPRQTNGYDCGVFVCMYARNEIFGGEMDFTQNDMPQVRQRMMRELQAGNIEI; from the coding sequence ATGGACGCAAGCACACAGACTGAAGTTGGGCGAAAGAGCTTCGCCCAACAAACAGACGGAGGAAAGGGAGAATGGGTGAAAGAGGATAAGGAGGTGGAGATAGTGAGGGAGATAAAGGGAAGGAAGGATGAGGAAGACGTCGCCATTATTGCGGTGTTTTGCCCAATTGCGTCGAATAAAAAGACGAGGGATGTGAAGACGCAAACCGCGTCTTCAACAAAGGAAAAGGGGATGCAGACGGAATGGATGCTCCACGTGATTGAGGTGGAAGAATCACGGAGGTCGAATCGGGACCTACTCCTTCGATACATCCAACGCCAGTGGGATTTGATCGAAGTGAGGGAGGCATTTAAAGTGCCGGCCATCCTTTCACCCATAAGGGAAGTTGAAGACAAGGGGGAAGAATGGAAGAAATGGGGACCAGGAGAGTTTGTATGGATTGAGGACGACAAGGAGAACGACAAGAACAAcgacaacgaaaaaaagaaggaggagacaaagaaaaaagacaaagaAAACACAGGAGAAAAAGTTAACAACAAGGATGTGaacgagaagaagagaaaaagaaacgaaaacaatggacAACAAGAAACAAAGAGGATAAAGGAGGAGGCAGAAAGAAAAGACAAGGAGAACATAGAAAACAAGAATGACAACAACGAAAACAAGAGGAAAAGGACAAGCAATGACGGGGAAAAGCaagtaaagaaaataaaaaagggagaCGAAGAAGACAATGACAACGAAATCAACAACGAAaagaagggaaagaaaaacgataacAATGGACAACAAAGCACAAGAAAAGTAAAAGAGGAAGATCTGCAAACGTTGGAAGGGACAAGATGGCTGAACGACGAGATCATCAATTCATATTTTGATTTGATCAGCAAGGAGAGAACTTTCGGACAACGGGTATACGCGATGagttcatttttcttcccaaGACTGCATCTGAATGGCTATGAGGCAGTGAGAAGATGGACGAAGAAGATTAACATCTTCAAATATGACAAGGTGCTTGTTCCCGTGCATTTGGGAAACCATTGGTGCCTCGCCAtcatcaatttcgaaaataaaaccaTCATTTATTATGATAGttttaaaggaaaaaatcccAGATATTTGGAGACTCTTCTCCAATATTTAATCAAGGAAGCAGGGCAAAAAGAAGAGAAGCCGATAATCAAGGAAGAATGGCATCTGGCAACGAAACAAGACATCCCTCGCCAAACAAACGGGTACGATTGTGGAGTATTCGTTTGCATGTACGCCCGAAACGAAATCTTCGGAGGAGAAATGGATTTCACCCAGAACGATATGCCTCAAGTGAGACAGAGAATGATGCGAGAATTGCAGgcaggaaatattgaaatataa